The sequence below is a genomic window from Euwallacea fornicatus isolate EFF26 chromosome 1, ASM4011564v1, whole genome shotgun sequence.
ATCAAGATATCAAGCAAAACCAACGTTTTTCTTTACCAATTAATACGGTACCTCGGCTATTAATACAAAACTGAATAAATATACATCAAATCCGATGAAGATGATATGAATTGCTACTCGATTCATTAACATTCTGAGGCGAATAACAATTAAACTCGATCATTAACAGGTAGTTAATTGTAATTATCTAACGTTGAGTGTAAACGTACGATGAAGATTCTCATGAAATCTTCCGCAGCTGGACGGACGTGCatgtgatttaaatttttgcatgtTTGATTAAGAATTGTACTTTTTCCCAATAGTCAGGcaatcaataaataaacataacaaGAAATTCCCGAGATCCATTTACTTCTAAAGATTCAATCATCTTCACCGCAATAAACGAATTGCCACCTGCTGGTCTCCTCTCGATGTGGGGTATTTTATGACCGGCCAAGGCGCACACCCAGTATAGTTTTGCATACTTAGTTATATTAATCGATCATTAAAACTAACTGTAGATGTAAAAGCGGAGGAGCTGTATTGTGATAAATTTATCCTGAAATCAATACATCATATAATGTGTGTGTTACAGGAAGCACTAAAAGAACAGAAAAGCTCTCAGAATATAAAATGCTATTTGCTCAAAAGAGTTAAGAATGGCTTGTGTAGAAAGATAAACATTTTACAATTGAAGAATTCGAATCTCAAACCAAATGGTTCTCACTATTTACGTTCTGCAAAGCATTTTAAGATACCGTTCTTCCTGgcggttttattgaaaatttcacgtGGGGTTAGGTTGTAAAACCCGTTAATTAATGCATGTTATTAGTTGTTAACGAGAGGTGAAGCTGTAGTAAGGACAAATCTTTAATCAGTTTTTACTACGAAGCATTTTCCAGTCTTCTCAATATAGTGCCTATTAGTAGTTTTCTCTGTATGAGAAAAGTGGCtgcttttattgttaaaattctcatttgccaccactgtgtgttatcaaataattttttgcgcCACCTACCCCGTATGACTTTGGATGTAGTTGCACCTACGTGATATCTTCTGTCTTCACTTAAAAGCGTGTGTTTCATAAAGACGGTTATATGCTACAAAGTCGACACTATTAGTTTTGATACGAATAGTGTTGGCAGATAAGCATTGAAACAGGAAAAATTCAAGatattcctttaatttttagagttCGATATCGAATTatgttgttgaaattttttgaatcatAGGGTTCGACTttgagtttattaaaaaaaaaatattgtcaaagAGCTTTCTCCGCATAATCATAGACCAAATTGGCAATATGATGACCGACTCACATAGAATTAGAAATATCATTAaactattaaaagttttcaatcgTTAAAATAGGCCGATTATCCTATCATTAGTTGTTCGTCTCTTATAGATTTCTTTTTCTAATTACTAACTTTTGTTTACAGCACCCGCTCAGCCCGAACAGCATGCCGAACAGAGCACCGAAATTGAATACTATCCGGGTAAGTTAACTAAAATAACTAACTAACTAAATAACCAATTTAACTAaatgaaaaaggaaaatcttaGATTGATTTCTCTAtattcattttgtaattttgttttctatagTTGCAGACGCAACCGGTTGTTACTACAATTTTCAACACTATGACGAAGGCGACCGAATAATCACCAACGAACCCTGCCTAAACTGCACCTGCCACAACCGAATGCTCATGTGCTATCTAAAAGTTTGTCCCTTTACCAAGGCTATAGGAGCAAATTGCAAAGTGGAAAAAAAGCCGGATCAATGCTGCCCTGTGATCACATGTCCTGAAGGTAAATCGCTTTTGAGCTTCAAATAATAATCCAGTATGTGTGAAATTTGAAGTATCTTTTAGGATCGACAGATACTTTAATAaccaaaaactaattttaaaatatctattaGTTCCAGTCCAATTAGTTACCTCCACAGCCCCATCCACAGCATTGGGCCATCTGAATGAATATGGATGTTCAATCGATAACCTCTTCTATTCGGATGGAGCTAGAGTACCATCTAATCCAGACAATCCTTGCGAATTGTGTTATTGCATCCGCAACAAAACTGCGTGTGTTATGCAAGAGTGCACCCTTAATGTGGAGGGTTGTAGGCCTGTTTTTCAAGAAGGAGTTTGTTGTCCCGTGAGATATAATTGCGGTATGTGCTTGACTATCATAGCtactaacaattttttgatttaattgatttttgcaGAACATCCCGAATACTTGGAAGGATCTACAACTCCGCAAATCACCACCACATCTTCCACCACAACAACTACGACTACAGAAACTCCTACCACCACCCTTCAACCAGGAGTGCAATGCGAGTTCCATGGAGACATGTACAATGATGGAGAATTGGTCAAGAAAGACATTCCTTGTGAGAAATGCTATTGCTTGCGTGGAGATATAGTGTGCGCAGTTCAGGAATGCGGGCCAACTCCTCTGGACAAGGTCAATTGCACAGCTCTACCAGTAACAGAAGGACAGTGCTGCCCGGACACTTACAATTGTACGGGAGTGATTGAAGAAGAACTAACAACACTGTCATCCctttcatttgaaacgaaACCCACTACCGCATCTCCAAAGGAATCTGAGCAAACAATCACGGAACAACCTCTCACTACTTCACACGTCAAAATAGAGGAGTACGTCCCAGAGATTAGTCCTGGAGCCACAGAAGCGCCTAAGGAAGCACCAGAGACTGCAACTAAAGCCGCTAAAGGCGAAGAAACTAACAAAAATGTGCTTGAAGAGGGAGACAAACACGAAAAGCAACCAACAACTCCGGAAGCAGTTGAAGAATTCACCAAACAGCCTGTAGAAGCAACACAACCCACAAGCCATAAAGCGGAAACCACAAAACCTGTCGGAACGGAGACATTAGTTACAGAGCAACCTATGGATGAAACTCAAACTGAAACCGTCAGAAAAGAAGCAGTTATTCCTGAAGTTAGCGTAACACAACCTGCAAAAGAATCTGTTACAGACGAAAAAATCTCGCCAACCACTGAAGGACCTATAGAAGTCATTACCACCAGAGTCTCTCAGGCAATTGACGCAATTACATCTAGCGTAACTGGAGCTATGGAAACTATCACTACTGCGATTAGCAGTAGTACCAATGAACCATCTGCAAAACAACCGGGGGAAAAAACAGATGTGTCCACTGAAGAATCCTTAACCAAAATTACTACACCTAAGATAGAAGAAGAGTTGTCTACGACTACAGAAAAGGCAGAAATAACTTCTTTGGTTTCTGAAACAGAGAAACCGGAAGAATTACCTATGACGTCAGAAAAAGAAACACCTTCTGGGGCCCAACCATCAGAAATACCACCTGAAAAGGAACCAGATGCGGAATCAACGGCAACACCAGATGAGGAGACATCTACTGAATTAGCTGAACTACCAGACAAAGAGACACCTAAGGGCACCGGATCCACACAACTAACAGAAAAGGAGGTACCTAAAGGCACCGAACCCACGCAACTACCGGAAAAGCAGGAACCTACCGAATTGCCGGAACTACCGGAAAAGCAGGAACCTACCGAATTGTCGGCGCTACCGGAAACGCCGGAACCTACCGAATTGTCGGAGCTACCGGAAAAGCAGGAACCTACCGAGTTGCCGGAAAAGCAGGAACCTACCGAATTACCGGAATTACCAGAAACTGATACCACCGAACAAATACCAATAACGAGCGAACTACCAACTGAAAAAGAGAAACATTCTCAAgttttccatgataaatataaagaaatcgAAACCAAATTACCAACTATTTCAGAACCAATAGCTTCGTCGACTGAAAAAATTGATGTACCTGAAGTGACCACAATTACACTACCTACATTTAGTGAACCTACTACAGCCGAATTAACCACCCCCAGCACTAGAACAGAACCTACAATTGTTCCGGAACAATGCGATGAGCAAGGTTGTGCAAGGATTCCAGCAACTAGTACTGAAACTCCTGCAGAGTCACaaaccacaaaatcaccttcAATAACTGAGGTAAAATTAGAAACAGAAGTGCCTGTTGACAGCGAAACAACGGACACGAAACAACAATCGCCGTCAGGACAACCTGAAGAGTATAAAACAACACAAGCCGTTGAAGAGATACCAGACAAATCAACTGACACTTCTTCGCAGCCGTTCGGGTTTGACCAGTCAATAACCACTGAAGAGGAGGTTGTTATTGTTACTGAAATTCCCACAAAGAAAACTGAACTTCCACAGTCTATGGACCATGTCTCTGAAACTGCTTACTCCACGGACGTGTCTAAAGAAATTCCAGGTCTTACCACTGAAATTATTGTTACAGTTACGGAAGAAGTAGAAACTCAACGTCCCATCTCTGTGTCTCAGACTAGTCAACAAACCACTGAAAGAGTTTATGAAGCTGGAATCACTAAACTTCCCTCTGACGTTGCCAAGCCTAGTGATGAGCAAAAAACTTCTCATATTGGGGTTGGAAGTACCACAGAACTTCCTAGGACGGAGGAAAATGAGATTGATTTGAATGAAGAGCATTCTTCTGGGCTCAAAACTGAGGAAAATGTTACTGTATTGGAAATGTCTGAAGCTAAAACAACCACTTCTCCCAAACAGCAACCCATTACAGTGCCATCGAAAATTGGTAAAACCCCGGAAAACGTCACGGAAAAAGCAGTAGTGCCTGAAGTTTGTACCTCAGAACTTGAGTGTGCACCAGTTATTCCTTCAGTAACTCAAACGGAACAACCTTCAGAATCAATATTACCATCTGAAGAGAATATACTTCCTCCGATAATCACTGAAAGCAACAAAATTCCCGAAGAACCAACTGAAGAAAccaatgaaattgaaatcgaACCAATTGAGAAAGTTACAGAAACTGTTCCTGAAACTGAAGGGTCAGGTCAAAAACCTACAGAATCATCTACAGAGGAAAAAGACTCAGGACAAATACCCCCAAAAGAAAGTGCGATTATTCCTGAAATTCCTAATGGCACAGAGAGGGCTCCACCAACAGAAACACCTGGAATTCCAGAAAGCCCCCCGACGATGACTCAACTGCCCGAAACCACCGAGTATCCTGGACCAACCACTTTACCAGAAAGAGAAATCCCTGGAGAGGGCAGTTGCCTGGTGGATGGACAAACTTACAAGAACAACAGCGCTGTTCCTCCTATCAACCATTGTCAAGCCTTCTGCAGATGTATCAGCTCCATTCTGAGATGCGAGTCCATTGAATGCTCACCACCCCCTGTTGAATTCCAGAATTGCATTCCTGTTTTTAGCGATACAGACAGTTGCTGTCCTACATATAGTTGCAGTAAGGCTACTTGTAATTTCTAACTTTCTATAAAATTAagcatattttcttttcagctGAAGCAGAAACAAAGGTGTCTATAGAGGATGAAGAGTATTTTTTGCAGTTCACAACGCCCACACATAAGAAAACTGTAGAGCCTGATATCACCACTTTCTCGCCCACACATGAAAAAGGACCTGAAGTTACATCGGAAAGAATTACTCTACCTGAAAAAATACATGTACCGAAAGATACTGAAATTCCAGAAGTCACGGAGCCTGGCTTGAAGGATACAGAGGCACCCAAAGAGAAACTTACTGAACCTGCATTGGAAACTACAGAAATTCTCCAAGAGGGAGTAACTAAACCTCCTCATAAGACTATGCAagtatcaaaagaaaatatgacTGAACTTGCTACAGAGCCACCTAAAGAGGGAGTTACTGAACATTCATTAAAACCTACAGCGATTCCTGAAATAGGACCGACTAAACCTTCAGAGACTTCGGAAACTCTAAAAGATAGCATCACTGAATTTACTACCAAGATGCCCAAAGAGAAAGTTACTGAGCTTGAACTAGAAATTACAAACTTTCCTCATGAGAAAGTGACTGAACCTTCCAGAAAGTCTTCTGAAGCTCCGGAAGAAGACATGGACAAACGTACTTCAGAAACTCCCAAAGAAGGAGTTACTGAACCTGCATTAAAAGCTACACAGATCCCATCAGAAAAAGTTTCTGAATCTTCAAATAACTCTGCGGAAACATCAGAAGAGGGTGTAACTAAACCTATTACAGAAACTCCCAAAGAAGTGACTGAGCTTGCCCCTACATCCACTGAACATCCAAAAGAAGAAGTGACTGAACTTGCTCCGGAAGCCCCTGAAGAAGGAGTGGCTAAACCTGCTACCAAAAATCCTGAAGagcctgcaaaaaaaaatcgtccgGTAACTGATTCACCTGAAGGATTCAAGGAAATAATTCCaaccaacaaaaataaacaaaatgaaacGCAAACTACTGAAGCGCCTGACGTCGATATTCCTGAAGATCAAGTGACAGTTCACTCATTAGGAGAAAGCAGTAAGGCTACTAAAATTCCAGAAACTATTTCTACCACATTCAGTGAAGTTGAAGAAGAGACAACAACCGCATTGACTGAAAAAGCTGTAGAAGTCGATGAAAGACATGAACAAATCTCATCGCCAAGACCtgaaactgataaaaaaaaagaagctaCCACACCAATCGGTACAGGTACAAGTGAAATGGTAACTGAAGTTGTCAATACAGTTACAACTGAAGGTAAGTCTGAAGATGAAAGAGCAACAACTCCAGTTGCAGAAATCGAGACCGAAGAACCTAAAATTATACCCATCACAACCGTACCTGAGACATTTAGCACGGCTAAAGTTGAACTAACTACTCCTCAACAAGAAAAGGAAGGTGATCCTCAAATACCCTACAAATCAGATAAAAAGAAGCCGGAAGAAAAACCCGATGGCTTCAAAGAAGGATCTACGACTCCTGAAGCTGAACCATCGAAAGGAATTTCAAAAGAACAAGCCACTTCACAAATTACAGAAAAGCCAGTTGAGCATGTCACTATACCTGAAGAAACATTTACtcataaatttacaaaagcaGACTCTCATGTAACTGAACAACAACAGGCTCAAGCTCCTACTGAGAAGCCTAGTGAAGCTAAACCATCTCAAACCCTTGTTACCGAAGAACCTACAATAATTCAACCATCAGCCACTGAACCTTCTGCGGTCACCGAACTAGTTAAGCCGCCAAATGAACAAAATGTGACAATAAGTGAAACTGAGATCCCAGATTTAAATCCAACCGAAGGTAATGGTCTTAGTCCAGCTAATTCAAGTCTAGTTACAAATGACGTAGAAATAACAGATAGAGCTCCACTTAATAAAACAACTGCAATTACTTCACCAGCTCCAAGTGAAGAAGTGGAAACATCGAAAACTCCAAAAGAAGTTGTCACGACTACGAGTGCTCAAGGGATTGAAATACCGGTCAGTGCAACATCTGAAGCTCAACCAGAACAAACTACTGTTGGAGCGATAAGTTCGACAACTAAAAGCGTTGAAGAAACTAAAGCTACAGAAGTTTCGAAAGTAGAAACTGAAGCTACAGAAGTTCCGGAAGAAGTAGAAACTGAAGCTACAGAAGTTCCGAAAGAAGTAGAAACTGAAGCTCCTGGTGTGACTTCAGTGGTGTCGAAAAAACCGCATATAAAACCAATATCTGTTATAAGTCCGGATGTATCTGAAGCACCTGTAactaaaaaattccaaactgtGGAAGGAGCTACTGAGACAAAAATGACGCCACCACCAAACTTACCTTCCCCAACCCAACAACCTGAAGTTCCAGAGGAGACTACTATTACTGTTGGTGATGCAGAAATAGTAACTACTCCAGTTCCAACAAAGGAGAAAATTGCTTCTTCTCAGTTTAAAAAA
It includes:
- the tnc gene encoding mucin-2 isoform X3; its protein translation is MKAWTQLIEPGPALATLCIAVILGSPCFAAPAQPEQHAEQSTEIEYYPVADATGCYYNFQHYDEGDRIITNEPCLNCTCHNRMLMCYLKVCPFTKAIGANCKVEKKPDQCCPVITCPEVPVQLVTSTAPSTALGHLNEYGCSIDNLFYSDGARVPSNPDNPCELCYCIRNKTACVMQECTLNVEGCRPVFQEGVCCPVRYNCEHPEYLEGSTTPQITTTSSTTTTTTTETPTTTLQPGVQCEFHGDMYNDGELVKKDIPCEKCYCLRGDIVCAVQECGPTPLDKVNCTALPVTEGQCCPDTYNCTGVIEEELTTLSSLSFETKPTTASPKESEQTITEQPLTTSHVKIEEYVPEISPGATEAPKEAPETATKAAKGEETNKNVLEEGDKHEKQPTTPEAVEEFTKQPVEATQPTSHKAETTKPVGTETLVTEQPMDETQTETVRKEAVIPEVSVTQPAKESVTDEKISPTTEGPIEVITTRVSQAIDAITSSVTGAMETITTAISSSTNEPSAKQPGEKTDVSTEESLTKITTPKIEEELSTTTEKAEITSLVSETEKPEELPMTSEKETPSGAQPSEIPPEKEPDAESTATPDEETSTELAELPDKETPKGTGSTQLTEKEVPKGTEPTQLPEKQEPTELPELPEKQEPTELPELPETDTTEQIPITSELPTEKEKHSQVFHDKYKEIETKLPTISEPIASSTEKIDVPEVTTITLPTFSEPTTAELTTPSTRTEPTIVPEQCDEQGCARIPATSTETPAESQTTKSPSITEVKLETEVPVDSETTDTKQQSPSGQPEEYKTTQAVEEIPDKSTDTSSQPFGFDQSITTEEEVVIVTEIPTKKTELPQSMDHVSETAYSTDVSKEIPGLTTEIIVTVTEEVETQRPISVSQTSQQTTERVYEAGITKLPSDVAKPSDEQKTSHIGVGSTTELPRTEENEIDLNEEHSSGLKTEENVTVLEMSEAKTTTSPKQQPITVPSKIGKTPENVTEKAVVPEVCTSELECAPVIPSVTQTEQPSESILPSEENILPPIITESNKIPEEPTEETNEIEIEPIEKVTETVPETEGSGQKPTESSTEEKDSGQIPPKESAIIPEIPNGTERAPPTETPGIPESPPTMTQLPETTEYPGPTTLPEREIPGEGSCLVDGQTYKNNSAVPPINHCQAFCRCISSILRCESIECSPPPVEFQNCIPVFSDTDSCCPTYSCTEAETKVSIEDEEYFLQFTTPTHKKTVEPDITTFSPTHEKGPEVTSERITLPEKIHVPKDTEIPEVTEPGLKDTEAPKEKLTEPALETTEILQEGVTKPPHKTMQVSKENMTELATEPPKEGVTEHSLKPTAIPEIGPTKPSETSETLKDSITEFTTKMPKEKVTELELEITNFPHEKVTEPSRKSSEAPEEDMDKRTSETPKEGVTEPALKATQIPSEKVSESSNNSAETSEEGVTKPITETPKEVTELAPTSTEHPKEEVTELAPEAPEEGVAKPATKNPEEPAKKNRPVTDSPEGFKEIIPTNKNKQNETQTTEAPDVDIPEDQVTVHSLGESSKATKIPETISTTFSEVEEETTTALTEKAVEVDERHEQISSPRPETDKKKEATTPIGTGTSEMVTEVVNTVTTEGKSEDERATTPVAEIETEEPKIIPITTVPETFSTAKVELTTPQQEKEGDPQIPYKSDKKKPEEKPDGFKEGSTTPEAEPSKGISKEQATSQITEKPVEHVTIPEETFTHKFTKADSHVTEQQQAQAPTEKPSEAKPSQTLVTEEPTIIQPSATEPSAVTELVKPPNEQNVTISETEIPDLNPTEGNGLSPANSSLVTNDVEITDRAPLNKTTAITSPAPSEEVETSKTPKEVVTTTSAQGIEIPVSATSEAQPEQTTVGAISSTTKSVEETKATEVSKVETEATEVPEEVETEATEVPKEVETEAPGVTSVVSKKPHIKPISVISPDVSEAPVTKKFQTVEGATETKMTPPPNLPSPTQQPEVPEETTITVGDAEIVTTPVPTKEKIASSQFKKEGSTEAAYKSTTALPEKQVKFSGSTTETPSEIEQSTFMETDKLIPTEPEVISKTEKAKDPTEEPSEVFTQSPIEDVSSQTEESSKAPVKLPEPSRTPLPEVPGEGQTEQPKEEIPIFTSPAEVTSEATIGAENVSMPIRVGELFTSGPEVETTSKKHVFGELSTSILISESTAALPATTSTELPPAHILGEQTPEPPDYEQPGDYYGVDEHNAFGPGTCRYGGKVYVSAQQIPRDDPCDFCFCFRSDIICLQQSCPPPIPRCHEEPIRGFCCPRYECPVSMSTAVNVTTSTTTTTTTLPPHFFSHAYKGRASKTGCQISGKAYQVGEVIDSTSGPCLYCICGGDGQMKCDPKPCSPEPMIQQMIAAAALRRRR
- the tnc gene encoding mucin-2 isoform X1 — its product is MKAWTQLIEPGPALATLCIAVILGSPCFAAPAQPEQHAEQSTEIEYYPVADATGCYYNFQHYDEGDRIITNEPCLNCTCHNRMLMCYLKVCPFTKAIGANCKVEKKPDQCCPVITCPEVPVQLVTSTAPSTALGHLNEYGCSIDNLFYSDGARVPSNPDNPCELCYCIRNKTACVMQECTLNVEGCRPVFQEGVCCPVRYNCEHPEYLEGSTTPQITTTSSTTTTTTTETPTTTLQPGVQCEFHGDMYNDGELVKKDIPCEKCYCLRGDIVCAVQECGPTPLDKVNCTALPVTEGQCCPDTYNCTGVIEEELTTLSSLSFETKPTTASPKESEQTITEQPLTTSHVKIEEYVPEISPGATEAPKEAPETATKAAKGEETNKNVLEEGDKHEKQPTTPEAVEEFTKQPVEATQPTSHKAETTKPVGTETLVTEQPMDETQTETVRKEAVIPEVSVTQPAKESVTDEKISPTTEGPIEVITTRVSQAIDAITSSVTGAMETITTAISSSTNEPSAKQPGEKTDVSTEESLTKITTPKIEEELSTTTEKAEITSLVSETEKPEELPMTSEKETPSGAQPSEIPPEKEPDAESTATPDEETSTELAELPDKETPKGTGSTQLTEKEVPKGTEPTQLPEKQEPTELPELPEKQEPTELSALPETPEPTELSELPEKQEPTELPEKQEPTELPELPETDTTEQIPITSELPTEKEKHSQVFHDKYKEIETKLPTISEPIASSTEKIDVPEVTTITLPTFSEPTTAELTTPSTRTEPTIVPEQCDEQGCARIPATSTETPAESQTTKSPSITEVKLETEVPVDSETTDTKQQSPSGQPEEYKTTQAVEEIPDKSTDTSSQPFGFDQSITTEEEVVIVTEIPTKKTELPQSMDHVSETAYSTDVSKEIPGLTTEIIVTVTEEVETQRPISVSQTSQQTTERVYEAGITKLPSDVAKPSDEQKTSHIGVGSTTELPRTEENEIDLNEEHSSGLKTEENVTVLEMSEAKTTTSPKQQPITVPSKIGKTPENVTEKAVVPEVCTSELECAPVIPSVTQTEQPSESILPSEENILPPIITESNKIPEEPTEETNEIEIEPIEKVTETVPETEGSGQKPTESSTEEKDSGQIPPKESAIIPEIPNGTERAPPTETPGIPESPPTMTQLPETTEYPGPTTLPEREIPGEGSCLVDGQTYKNNSAVPPINHCQAFCRCISSILRCESIECSPPPVEFQNCIPVFSDTDSCCPTYSCTEAETKVSIEDEEYFLQFTTPTHKKTVEPDITTFSPTHEKGPEVTSERITLPEKIHVPKDTEIPEVTEPGLKDTEAPKEKLTEPALETTEILQEGVTKPPHKTMQVSKENMTELATEPPKEGVTEHSLKPTAIPEIGPTKPSETSETLKDSITEFTTKMPKEKVTELELEITNFPHEKVTEPSRKSSEAPEEDMDKRTSETPKEGVTEPALKATQIPSEKVSESSNNSAETSEEGVTKPITETPKEVTELAPTSTEHPKEEVTELAPEAPEEGVAKPATKNPEEPAKKNRPVTDSPEGFKEIIPTNKNKQNETQTTEAPDVDIPEDQVTVHSLGESSKATKIPETISTTFSEVEEETTTALTEKAVEVDERHEQISSPRPETDKKKEATTPIGTGTSEMVTEVVNTVTTEGKSEDERATTPVAEIETEEPKIIPITTVPETFSTAKVELTTPQQEKEGDPQIPYKSDKKKPEEKPDGFKEGSTTPEAEPSKGISKEQATSQITEKPVEHVTIPEETFTHKFTKADSHVTEQQQAQAPTEKPSEAKPSQTLVTEEPTIIQPSATEPSAVTELVKPPNEQNVTISETEIPDLNPTEGNGLSPANSSLVTNDVEITDRAPLNKTTAITSPAPSEEVETSKTPKEVVTTTSAQGIEIPVSATSEAQPEQTTVGAISSTTKSVEETKATEVSKVETEATEVPEEVETEATEVPKEVETEAPGVTSVVSKKPHIKPISVISPDVSEAPVTKKFQTVEGATETKMTPPPNLPSPTQQPEVPEETTITVGDAEIVTTPVPTKEKIASSQFKKEGSTEAAYKSTTALPEKQVKFSGSTTETPSEIEQSTFMETDKLIPTEPEVISKTEKAKDPTEEPSEVFTQSPIEDVSSQTEESSKAPVKLPEPSRTPLPEVPGEGQTEQPKEEIPIFTSPAEVTSEATIGAENVSMPIRVGELFTSGPEVETTSKKHVFGELSTSILISESTAALPATTSTELPPAHILGEQTPEPPDYEQPGDYYGVDEHNAFGPGTCRYGGKVYVSAQQIPRDDPCDFCFCFRSDIICLQQSCPPPIPRCHEEPIRGFCCPRYECPVSMSTAVNVTTSTTTTTTTLPPHFFSHAYKGRASKTGCQISGKAYQVGEVIDSTSGPCLYCICGGDGQMKCDPKPCSPEPMIQQMIAAAALRRRR
- the tnc gene encoding mucin-2 isoform X2, with translation MKAWTQLIEPGPALATLCIAVILGSPCFAAPAQPEQHAEQSTEIEYYPVADATGCYYNFQHYDEGDRIITNEPCLNCTCHNRMLMCYLKVCPFTKAIGANCKVEKKPDQCCPVITCPEVPVQLVTSTAPSTALGHLNEYGCSIDNLFYSDGARVPSNPDNPCELCYCIRNKTACVMQECTLNVEGCRPVFQEGVCCPVRYNCEHPEYLEGSTTPQITTTSSTTTTTTTETPTTTLQPGVQCEFHGDMYNDGELVKKDIPCEKCYCLRGDIVCAVQECGPTPLDKVNCTALPVTEGQCCPDTYNCTGVIEEELTTLSSLSFETKPTTASPKESEQTITEQPLTTSHVKIEEYVPEISPGATEAPKEAPETATKAAKGEETNKNVLEEGDKHEKQPTTPEAVEEFTKQPVEATQPTSHKAETTKPVGTETLVTEQPMDETQTETVRKEAVIPEVSVTQPAKESVTDEKISPTTEGPIEVITTRVSQAIDAITSSVTGAMETITTAISSSTNEPSAKQPGEKTDVSTEESLTKITTPKIEEELSTTTEKAEITSLVSETEKPEELPMTSEKETPSGAQPSEIPPEKEPDAESTATPDEETSTELAELPDKETPKGTGSTQLTEKEVPKGTEPTQLPEKQEPTELPELPEKQEPTELSALPETPEPTELPELPETDTTEQIPITSELPTEKEKHSQVFHDKYKEIETKLPTISEPIASSTEKIDVPEVTTITLPTFSEPTTAELTTPSTRTEPTIVPEQCDEQGCARIPATSTETPAESQTTKSPSITEVKLETEVPVDSETTDTKQQSPSGQPEEYKTTQAVEEIPDKSTDTSSQPFGFDQSITTEEEVVIVTEIPTKKTELPQSMDHVSETAYSTDVSKEIPGLTTEIIVTVTEEVETQRPISVSQTSQQTTERVYEAGITKLPSDVAKPSDEQKTSHIGVGSTTELPRTEENEIDLNEEHSSGLKTEENVTVLEMSEAKTTTSPKQQPITVPSKIGKTPENVTEKAVVPEVCTSELECAPVIPSVTQTEQPSESILPSEENILPPIITESNKIPEEPTEETNEIEIEPIEKVTETVPETEGSGQKPTESSTEEKDSGQIPPKESAIIPEIPNGTERAPPTETPGIPESPPTMTQLPETTEYPGPTTLPEREIPGEGSCLVDGQTYKNNSAVPPINHCQAFCRCISSILRCESIECSPPPVEFQNCIPVFSDTDSCCPTYSCTEAETKVSIEDEEYFLQFTTPTHKKTVEPDITTFSPTHEKGPEVTSERITLPEKIHVPKDTEIPEVTEPGLKDTEAPKEKLTEPALETTEILQEGVTKPPHKTMQVSKENMTELATEPPKEGVTEHSLKPTAIPEIGPTKPSETSETLKDSITEFTTKMPKEKVTELELEITNFPHEKVTEPSRKSSEAPEEDMDKRTSETPKEGVTEPALKATQIPSEKVSESSNNSAETSEEGVTKPITETPKEVTELAPTSTEHPKEEVTELAPEAPEEGVAKPATKNPEEPAKKNRPVTDSPEGFKEIIPTNKNKQNETQTTEAPDVDIPEDQVTVHSLGESSKATKIPETISTTFSEVEEETTTALTEKAVEVDERHEQISSPRPETDKKKEATTPIGTGTSEMVTEVVNTVTTEGKSEDERATTPVAEIETEEPKIIPITTVPETFSTAKVELTTPQQEKEGDPQIPYKSDKKKPEEKPDGFKEGSTTPEAEPSKGISKEQATSQITEKPVEHVTIPEETFTHKFTKADSHVTEQQQAQAPTEKPSEAKPSQTLVTEEPTIIQPSATEPSAVTELVKPPNEQNVTISETEIPDLNPTEGNGLSPANSSLVTNDVEITDRAPLNKTTAITSPAPSEEVETSKTPKEVVTTTSAQGIEIPVSATSEAQPEQTTVGAISSTTKSVEETKATEVSKVETEATEVPEEVETEATEVPKEVETEAPGVTSVVSKKPHIKPISVISPDVSEAPVTKKFQTVEGATETKMTPPPNLPSPTQQPEVPEETTITVGDAEIVTTPVPTKEKIASSQFKKEGSTEAAYKSTTALPEKQVKFSGSTTETPSEIEQSTFMETDKLIPTEPEVISKTEKAKDPTEEPSEVFTQSPIEDVSSQTEESSKAPVKLPEPSRTPLPEVPGEGQTEQPKEEIPIFTSPAEVTSEATIGAENVSMPIRVGELFTSGPEVETTSKKHVFGELSTSILISESTAALPATTSTELPPAHILGEQTPEPPDYEQPGDYYGVDEHNAFGPGTCRYGGKVYVSAQQIPRDDPCDFCFCFRSDIICLQQSCPPPIPRCHEEPIRGFCCPRYECPVSMSTAVNVTTSTTTTTTTLPPHFFSHAYKGRASKTGCQISGKAYQVGEVIDSTSGPCLYCICGGDGQMKCDPKPCSPEPMIQQMIAAAALRRRR